The following is a genomic window from Dehalogenimonas sp. 4OHTPN.
CGCCTTGGCGCGGTGCAGCCACGCGGAGGTGACGGCGATGCCGCAGCCGCGGCAGGCACCCTGCTCCACTCTGGCCACGGCGCGGCCTTTCTGCTGCCGCAACAGGCGGTATTGCTCCGCGACGTCGGCCGGGATCTCGGATAACAGGGCGGCGCGTTTGGCTTCATGCCCCGACAGTTCGGCGCCGATGGTATGTAATTTCTCGCCGAGTTCCCTGCGGCGAACTTCAAGGGCTTCCCTGTGGCGCTGCAGTGTTGCCTCAGCCCGGGCGATGCCGTCCTCGGCAGCATCGATAGCCTCCATAAGCTCCAGAGCCCGGTCCTCGTGCGGCGCGCGGTGTCCTTTCAGAAGTTCGATGTCCTTCTGGAGGGTTGACAGCTCTTTGGGACTGGTGATGCGTCCCGAGTACAGCTTTTCCTCGTAGACTTGAATGCGCGATGTTAGATCGTCTGCTTGGGAGGTTGTCTCCCGGAGCTGATGGTTAAGGTTCTTCAGGCTGTCCCGCATGTTCTCCAGTATGGCGCGCTCCGGAGCCAGCGGGTCCGAATTTAATTCCGCACTGATGCGGCCGATTTGGTCCCGGCAGGCATCGGCGGCGAGATCGGCATCCTGGAGTTGACCAAGCAATCGGGGAATGTTCATCGTGCCCATTGTAAGCGGTCATCGGTAAACAATTCAACGCCAACGGCACCCTGGGTGATGGTGATTAAAGGCACAACGAGGGGTTCTCCGCCTTCCGTGTTGCAGGGTTTTGTAACATTGCCTATAATCCGGCCTATGGAGTTTTTCCGATTTAACCGGCCTCGCCTTTCATATGCCGTTCTCATCCCAGCTTGGTTTCTTTGGGTTTGGTTTGATATGAATGTCATTGGAGCACTACTTCCCGAAATATCCTTCGATGCTTACGTTCAAACTATTGGTTTGCAGTTTCTCAACCTCCTGTTACTCATCGGTGTCTTTATGGGAATATATGGTCTTGTTCGGTGGGCGGATAATAAATGGTGGCATTTCAGCAAGTAAAACAAGGCACAATCCAACTGCTGTGGTGATTTGCAGCCAATTCAATAGCCAGCCTTGAGTGCCATAAGCAGACACGAAAAACAACCCAAAGAAGGTTGATACAATCCTCACAGCTTTCATCGCAACCCCTTCGGCATCCGGTTTACCATTCCGATTGCCTGTTTGATATGGGTTGGAATGCGCCCGCGCAATTCGGGTGGCGGTTTTTCAAGCCAAGTGACTGTTTCTACTTTGACTGGTGTATTTCGCACTACCCCGTGCCAGTTATGGCTTGGCATTTGAGTACCCGCGCGGTCTGCCGGTGTCTTTCCGTGTAATGACTCGTGCGGGCGCATGAAGTTGTAGAAGATTAGCCAGCCCGCCGTGAACAACTTGGCTGACTCGTATCCCTTCAACCCGCGCATCACCTTCGTCCGTGCCTTCAGCGTCCCGTGGAAACGTTCAAGGATGTTGTTGTTCGGGGTTTGGGTTATCCCCTTGTACTTGATATGGCGGGTTGAAGTACCGAATACGTCCCCGATGGCTTGGGGATAGCTGTTGAGACTATCGGTAATGACTACCTTTGGTTTCTTGCCCGCCTTATTGCCTGCGCGGTTCAAGACCATCCGCGCATCCCCAAGATACCGTTTGTCCGCAATATGGGACGCCAGCAGGAAACGGGTCTTTACGTCGATGATGTCATAGAACCAAACGTTTTTCCCGCCAATCTTTAAGACCGTTTCATCGCACAGCCAAACATCGCCAACTGCCGGTTTGATGTCCTTCGTCCTGTCGATGGCTTCACGGGTGTACTTGGTAATCCATCGGTAAACCGTCCCATCCGAAGGCTCATAACCATGTATCTGTTTCATCTGCCGACAGATAGCAGTAAGGCTCAACCCTTCGTAGAACATCGACACCGCCGACGCTACTTGATCGGGCGGGACGCGCATTCCAGGTTGTGCGTCTGACTCGATGAAGGTATGGCAACAGTCATTACAAAGCCAACGTTGTTTTTGAGCCTTGCTATGTCCATACCTTCGGGTACGCCTAGAGCCACAATGCTTACATTCGCAGGGTATCAATTCATTTAGAGTCATAGCCAACACCTTCTCGAACCGTTCGATTTGTCCCATGAAAAAACCCTCCAGCCCTTACTGGAGGGTAGTCTAAAGATTTTTCCGAAAACCCTGCAACACCATTGCAGGAGAACCCAACGAGGGCATTCTTGATAATAAAGGTTGTTTTAAGGTAGTCTATCGGGAAGGAGACTGCAAAATTTATGTTAGAAAACATACTGAGTTTTTTCTTCGGCGGGTTTTTCGGTTTTGTGAGCCTGCTGCTAAGTGCTGTGCTTTACTTTTTGCCGACCATTATCGCCCTTGCCGGGCACCGCCGTAATACACTTTCCATCTTTCTGCTCAACTTGCTGCTGGGCTGGACTTTTATCGGTTGGGTAGTAGCTCTGGTATGGTCAGTCAAAAAGTAGATTGAACCAGGGTTTTGAGTGACTGAAGGCGGGCGAAAGCCCGCCTCCTTATTTTTCGCCCGACCTTTCGCCTGAGCAGGGCGCCGATAAATGCGCGCGTTCTAAAATATTTCCAAAAAAAGTATTGACAACGATTATATGCGCCCATAAAATGGGTAAACGTGGTAATTTGTGGGAGATAGGGGGCCCACGGGGCGACATGTTTTTTGGTGAGTTCCATT
Proteins encoded in this region:
- a CDS encoding C4-type zinc ribbon domain-containing protein, yielding MGTMNIPRLLGQLQDADLAADACRDQIGRISAELNSDPLAPERAILENMRDSLKNLNHQLRETTSQADDLTSRIQVYEEKLYSGRITSPKELSTLQKDIELLKGHRAPHEDRALELMEAIDAAEDGIARAEATLQRHREALEVRRRELGEKLHTIGAELSGHEAKRAALLSEIPADVAEQYRLLRQQKGRAVARVEQGACRGCGIAVTSAWLHRAKAGEIVRCTNCARILYLE
- a CDS encoding IS6 family transposase, giving the protein MTLNELIPCECKHCGSRRTRRYGHSKAQKQRWLCNDCCHTFIESDAQPGMRVPPDQVASAVSMFYEGLSLTAICRQMKQIHGYEPSDGTVYRWITKYTREAIDRTKDIKPAVGDVWLCDETVLKIGGKNVWFYDIIDVKTRFLLASHIADKRYLGDARMVLNRAGNKAGKKPKVVITDSLNSYPQAIGDVFGTSTRHIKYKGITQTPNNNILERFHGTLKARTKVMRGLKGYESAKLFTAGWLIFYNFMRPHESLHGKTPADRAGTQMPSHNWHGVVRNTPVKVETVTWLEKPPPELRGRIPTHIKQAIGMVNRMPKGLR
- a CDS encoding superinfection immunity protein — encoded protein: MLSFFFGGFFGFVSLLLSAVLYFLPTIIALAGHRRNTLSIFLLNLLLGWTFIGWVVALVWSVKK